Proteins from one Arthrobacter sp. DNA4 genomic window:
- a CDS encoding shikimate kinase, producing the protein MLHRSSPGPLCDRPIVLIGPMAVGKSAIGQHLAQQLGARFIDTDAVIVDGHGSIADIFAGRGEHAFREIEARTVADAVEEAEGTLTVISLGGGAVLDSGTQQLISRCTVVYLECDADTVADRIARNSGRPLLAGDAMGRWTAMFATRRPVYERLADITLDVRHGSVPELGGRLEAALRNHAAAKQEVEK; encoded by the coding sequence GTGCTCCACCGCAGCAGTCCCGGACCCCTCTGCGACCGGCCGATAGTACTCATCGGTCCCATGGCGGTGGGCAAATCGGCCATCGGGCAGCACCTCGCCCAGCAGCTGGGGGCCCGGTTCATTGACACCGACGCGGTCATCGTCGACGGCCACGGCTCCATCGCCGATATCTTCGCGGGGCGCGGCGAGCACGCGTTCCGGGAGATCGAAGCCCGCACCGTGGCCGATGCCGTGGAGGAAGCTGAAGGGACCCTGACCGTTATCTCGCTGGGCGGCGGTGCGGTGCTCGACTCGGGCACGCAGCAGCTCATCAGCCGCTGCACGGTTGTGTACCTGGAGTGCGACGCCGATACCGTGGCGGACAGGATCGCCCGGAACTCGGGCCGCCCGCTCCTCGCCGGCGACGCCATGGGCCGCTGGACAGCAATGTTCGCCACCCGCAGGCCGGTCTACGAGAGGCTGGCCGACATTACCCTGGACGTCCGCCACGGCTCGGTACCCGAGCTCGGCGGCCGGCTGGAAGCAGCACTGCGGAACCACGCAGCTGCCAAACAGGAAGTTGAAAAGTGA
- the aroB gene encoding 3-dehydroquinate synthase: MKTQSTVINVTGEGAGNNYGVVVGRGLLGDLPGLLGERVRRVLVIHPRALRLTGDTVRDELAAAGFTSLTAEIPDAEEGKHIQVAAFCWQVLGQNDFTRSDAIVAVGGGAVTDLAGFVAATWLRGVKVIHMPTSLLGMVDASVGGKTGINTAEGKNLVGSFHPPAAVLADLDTLDTLPKNEIISGLAEVIKCGFIADPAILDLVEKDPAAVVDPRSDALRELIERAIAVKAKVVSEDLKESGLREILNYGHTLGHAIELVERYSWRHGAAVSVGMMFAAELARSVGRLSDADADRHRSILDGLGLPVTYRRDRWQGLLDGMRRDKKSRGDLLRFVVLDGIAKPGILDVPDTSLLFAAYQEIAS; this comes from the coding sequence GTGAAAACGCAATCAACAGTCATCAACGTCACCGGCGAAGGTGCCGGCAACAACTACGGCGTCGTCGTCGGGCGCGGCCTGCTTGGTGACCTTCCCGGGCTGCTCGGAGAGCGGGTCCGCCGCGTCCTGGTGATCCACCCCCGCGCCCTGCGCCTCACCGGTGACACCGTCCGCGACGAACTCGCAGCGGCCGGCTTCACGTCGCTTACCGCCGAAATCCCGGACGCTGAAGAAGGCAAGCACATCCAGGTGGCCGCCTTCTGCTGGCAGGTCCTGGGCCAGAACGATTTCACCCGTTCGGATGCCATTGTCGCCGTGGGTGGGGGAGCAGTAACCGACCTTGCAGGCTTCGTCGCCGCCACCTGGCTGCGCGGAGTCAAGGTCATCCACATGCCCACCAGCCTGCTGGGCATGGTGGACGCCTCCGTGGGCGGCAAGACAGGTATCAACACCGCCGAAGGAAAGAACCTCGTAGGCTCCTTCCACCCGCCCGCCGCCGTCCTGGCAGACCTGGACACCCTGGACACGCTGCCGAAGAACGAGATCATTTCCGGCCTGGCCGAGGTGATCAAGTGCGGTTTCATCGCCGATCCCGCCATCCTGGACCTGGTGGAAAAGGACCCCGCCGCAGTGGTGGATCCCCGTTCCGACGCGCTCCGCGAGCTGATCGAGCGGGCCATCGCCGTCAAGGCCAAGGTGGTCTCCGAGGATCTCAAGGAGTCCGGGCTGCGGGAAATCCTCAACTACGGCCACACTCTGGGCCACGCCATCGAACTGGTGGAACGCTACTCCTGGCGGCACGGGGCCGCGGTGTCCGTGGGCATGATGTTTGCCGCGGAACTTGCCCGCAGCGTCGGGCGGCTCAGCGATGCCGACGCCGACCGGCACCGGAGCATCCTGGACGGGCTTGGGCTTCCGGTCACCTACCGGCGGGACCGGTGGCAGGGCCTGCTGGACGGGATGCGCCGCGACAAGAAGTCCCGCGGGGACCTCCTGCGCTTCGTTGTCCTGGACGGCATCGCCAAACCGGGAATCCTCGACGTCCCGGACACGTCGCTGCTGTTTGCGGCCTACCAGGAAATTGCGTCCTGA
- the efp gene encoding elongation factor P: protein MATTNDIKNGTVLKLEGQLWNVIEFQHVKPGKGGAFVRTKMRNVMSGKVVDKTFNAGLKIETATVDRRDYQYLYQDGADFVFMDTSDYDQITVSGATVGDATNFMLENQMVNIAIHDGNPLYIELPPSVVLEITYTEPGLQGDRSSAGTKPATLETGYEIQVPLFIENNTKVKVDTRDGSYLGRVSE, encoded by the coding sequence GTGGCAACCACTAACGACATTAAGAACGGAACGGTCCTGAAGCTCGAGGGCCAGCTCTGGAACGTCATCGAATTCCAGCACGTCAAGCCCGGCAAGGGCGGCGCCTTTGTCCGGACCAAGATGCGCAACGTGATGTCCGGCAAGGTTGTTGACAAGACGTTCAACGCCGGGCTCAAGATCGAAACGGCAACCGTTGACCGCCGCGATTACCAGTACCTGTACCAGGACGGCGCAGACTTCGTCTTCATGGACACCTCGGACTACGACCAGATCACCGTGTCCGGCGCCACGGTTGGTGACGCCACCAACTTCATGCTCGAGAACCAGATGGTCAACATCGCCATCCACGACGGCAACCCCCTCTACATCGAACTGCCGCCGAGCGTTGTCCTGGAAATCACCTACACGGAGCCGGGCCTGCAGGGCGACCGCTCCTCCGCAGGCACCAAGCCCGCCACCCTGGAAACCGGCTACGAAATCCAGGTCCCGCTGTTCATCGAGAACAACACCAAGGTCAAGGTGGACACCCGCGACGGCAGCTACCTGGGCCGGGTTTCTGAGTAG
- a CDS encoding tetratricopeptide repeat protein — MKGDMSGTADWPEAGFPGIRINPDTLRPQIVNEDAVRDALAASTDPADPIFVLLVEGHASDAAELLAEARFKDPESFRLRVFEAEVLSVSHRMDRAIELFRQLVAEVHGTSREALALQYLGRTQYAAGHTSAAVESFSKALDLRVAQSADAAQIYSSTVALQRARDVLDLAC, encoded by the coding sequence ATGAAGGGCGACATGAGCGGCACCGCCGACTGGCCCGAGGCAGGGTTCCCCGGTATCCGGATCAACCCGGACACCCTGCGGCCGCAGATCGTGAACGAGGACGCCGTCCGCGACGCCCTGGCCGCCTCCACCGATCCCGCCGACCCGATCTTCGTGCTGCTGGTTGAGGGCCACGCGTCCGACGCCGCCGAACTGCTGGCCGAAGCCCGCTTCAAGGACCCGGAATCGTTCCGGCTGCGCGTGTTCGAGGCCGAGGTGCTGAGCGTCTCCCACCGGATGGACCGTGCCATCGAACTGTTCCGCCAGCTTGTGGCGGAGGTGCATGGCACCTCCCGCGAAGCGCTGGCCCTGCAATACCTGGGGCGGACACAGTATGCAGCCGGGCACACCTCCGCTGCCGTTGAATCCTTCTCCAAGGCACTGGACCTGCGGGTGGCGCAGTCCGCGGATGCCGCCCAGATCTACTCCTCCACGGTGGCCCTGCAGCGCGCCCGGGACGTCCTGGACCTGGCCTGCTGA